A genome region from Nocardia sp. NBC_00565 includes the following:
- a CDS encoding phytoene desaturase family protein yields the protein MTIVIVGSGHNALVAACYLARAGERVEVLERDEVLGGAVSTVERFPGHLVDRGSSAHIMVRHTGIIEELELSRFGLRYIDCDPWGFTPAGPRGGAPIVFHRDLDRTCAAIEQACGARDAAAYRRFVGVWGPRSARVMRAFGAPPTPGRLLRSFWGLDARDGGSALSREFLQTGDALLDAYFDDERLKASLAWFGAQSGPPMSEPGTAPMIGFAALMHTLPPGRAVGGSGALTAALVARLRADGGVVAAGDAVTTLRQIGAGWEVRTAAGRKLRVDTVIAGTHVLTTLDLLQDGGFDAAVLDDWRRRIRVGPGIGMVVRLATDALPRYPGSSTAESANGLQFLVADRRQLRRAHGAASAGDLPPRPVVLAMSFSAVDPSIAPAGEHQLSLWAQWHPYELADGSDWTAHAEPEADRIIAEVDSYAPGFAKSILRRHVQTPVDLEREMGLRGGNVMHVEMSLDQMMLWRPLPELSGQRVPGAAGLYLTGASTHPGGGVSGASGRSAAQLVLRDRRRSRFPLLRRR from the coding sequence GTGACCATTGTCATTGTCGGCTCGGGCCACAACGCGCTGGTCGCCGCGTGCTATCTGGCGCGCGCCGGCGAGCGGGTCGAGGTGCTCGAGCGCGATGAGGTGCTCGGCGGCGCGGTGTCCACGGTCGAACGTTTTCCCGGCCATCTGGTCGATCGCGGGTCTTCGGCGCACATCATGGTGCGTCACACCGGGATCATCGAGGAGCTGGAGCTGTCGCGCTTCGGGCTGCGCTACATCGATTGTGACCCCTGGGGTTTCACGCCCGCCGGGCCACGGGGCGGTGCGCCCATCGTGTTCCATCGAGATCTCGATCGCACCTGTGCGGCGATCGAGCAGGCATGCGGCGCGCGGGATGCGGCGGCGTATCGGCGCTTCGTCGGCGTGTGGGGGCCTCGGTCGGCGCGGGTGATGCGGGCGTTCGGCGCGCCGCCGACCCCGGGCAGGCTGCTTCGTTCGTTCTGGGGGCTTGACGCTCGGGACGGTGGGAGCGCCTTGTCGCGGGAGTTCCTGCAGACCGGGGACGCCCTGTTGGACGCGTATTTCGACGACGAGCGGCTCAAAGCGTCGCTGGCCTGGTTCGGTGCGCAGTCCGGGCCGCCGATGTCGGAACCGGGGACCGCGCCGATGATCGGGTTCGCCGCGCTGATGCATACGCTGCCGCCCGGTCGGGCGGTGGGCGGAAGTGGGGCGCTGACAGCGGCTCTGGTCGCGCGGTTGCGTGCCGACGGTGGCGTGGTTGCGGCGGGCGACGCGGTCACCACACTGCGGCAGATCGGTGCCGGTTGGGAGGTGCGCACCGCTGCGGGCCGAAAGCTGCGGGTGGATACCGTGATCGCGGGCACGCACGTGCTGACCACACTGGATCTGTTGCAGGACGGCGGCTTCGACGCAGCCGTGCTCGACGACTGGCGGCGGCGGATCCGGGTCGGACCGGGCATCGGCATGGTGGTGCGGCTCGCGACCGACGCGCTGCCGCGGTATCCCGGCAGCTCGACCGCCGAATCCGCCAACGGGCTGCAGTTTCTCGTCGCCGATCGGCGGCAGCTGCGCCGGGCGCACGGTGCGGCGTCGGCCGGGGATCTGCCGCCGCGACCGGTAGTGCTCGCGATGAGTTTCAGTGCGGTCGACCCGAGTATCGCTCCGGCCGGTGAACATCAGCTTTCGCTGTGGGCGCAGTGGCATCCGTACGAGTTGGCCGATGGCAGCGACTGGACCGCGCACGCGGAGCCGGAGGCCGATCGGATCATCGCCGAAGTCGATTCCTACGCACCGGGGTTCGCCAAGAGCATATTGCGGCGGCATGTCCAGACGCCGGTTGATCTCGAGCGCGAGATGGGGTTGCGCGGCGGGAATGTGATGCATGTGGAGATGTCGCTGGATCAGATGATGCTGTGGCGGCCGTTGCCGGAGTTGTCCGGGCAGCGGGTGCCGGGGGCGGCCGGGTTGTATCTGACCGGGGCGTCGACGCATCCGGGTGGTGGGGTGTCCGGGGCAAGTGGGCGTAGTGCGGCGCAATTGGTGCTGCGTGATCGGCGGCGGAGCCGGTTTCCCTTGCTGCGCAGGCGATGA
- the mraZ gene encoding division/cell wall cluster transcriptional repressor MraZ, which produces MFLGTYTPRLDDKGRLTLPAKFRDDLAGGLMVTKGQDHSLAVYPKEEFTALARRAAAASRSNPQARAFVRALAAGTDEQRPDAQGRIVLSADHRRYANLSRDCVVIGSVDFLEIWDKQAWESYLAEHEEDYAEARDESLGGIF; this is translated from the coding sequence TTGTTTCTCGGTACCTACACACCTCGGTTGGATGACAAGGGGCGACTCACGTTGCCTGCGAAGTTTCGAGACGATCTGGCGGGAGGGTTGATGGTCACGAAGGGTCAGGACCACAGCCTTGCCGTATATCCGAAGGAAGAGTTCACCGCGCTCGCACGGCGGGCTGCGGCGGCGTCTCGAAGCAATCCGCAGGCTCGCGCGTTCGTCCGGGCACTAGCGGCGGGAACGGACGAACAGCGTCCGGACGCCCAGGGCCGGATCGTGTTGTCGGCCGATCATCGTCGCTACGCGAACCTTTCGCGGGATTGTGTGGTGATCGGATCGGTCGACTTCCTCGAAATATGGGATAAGCAGGCGTGGGAGTCCTACCTCGCCGAGCACGAGGAGGACTACGCCGAAGCGAGAGACGAGTCGCTGGGCGGCATCTTCTAG
- a CDS encoding peptidoglycan D,D-transpeptidase FtsI family protein: MSTRETRPASRQRRGPAPSKGAGSARTAGSSRRTVAVDRPLRLRLGVGRVIMLVALVVVAVQLLWIQSISAPGLSAQAADQRTTTFTEQAIRGPITDRNSKLLAFTTTAKDLTFQPVQVRKELAAAKERSAKAPDPDERLKAIAKIIHDKLGKQAPTESALLDKLRSDEPFVYLARDVDARIATDIRLQYPEVGADAQPLREHPGGSLAANIIGATGWDGHGLIGLESSLDSVLAGTNGSQTYDRGSDGAVIPGSWRDKQPAMNGNGVELTLDSDLQFYVQQQVQQAKEMSGANASSAVVLDAKTGQVLAMANDNTFNPELGSENWGTAKTKNPSVEDVFEPGSVNKIVTASAAIEYGLTNPDEVLQVPGRISMGGVIVSDAWVHDVVPYTTTGIFGKSSNVGTLMLAQRVGEERYADMLRRFGLGVRTGVGLPGESTGVVPARDQWSGSTFANLPIGQGLSMTILQMTGMYQAIANDGVRIPPRIVKSEIAPDGTRTEEPQPDGVRVVSPQTAATLRTMFQAVTQRDRTDANQTGTGAPAAVDGYQVAGKTGTAQQIDPRCKCYSNSSYWITFAGMAPADNPRYVIGIMLDAPIRSSDGSGGGSAAPLFHNIASWALQRDRIPPSTEPSRHFVLQAG, from the coding sequence ATGAGCACGCGGGAGACCAGGCCCGCGTCGCGTCAGCGGCGCGGGCCCGCGCCGTCCAAGGGGGCCGGATCAGCCAGGACGGCAGGATCTTCCAGACGGACGGTCGCCGTTGATCGGCCGCTGCGTCTGCGGCTCGGTGTCGGCCGGGTGATCATGCTGGTCGCGCTGGTGGTCGTCGCGGTGCAATTGCTGTGGATCCAGAGTATTTCCGCGCCGGGGCTGTCCGCGCAGGCGGCCGACCAACGCACCACCACCTTCACCGAGCAGGCGATCCGCGGTCCCATCACCGATCGCAACAGCAAGTTACTTGCCTTCACTACCACTGCGAAAGACCTGACCTTCCAGCCCGTTCAGGTGCGCAAGGAGCTCGCGGCGGCGAAGGAGAGGAGCGCCAAGGCCCCCGATCCGGATGAGCGGCTGAAGGCCATTGCCAAGATCATTCACGATAAGCTCGGCAAGCAGGCGCCTACGGAATCGGCGCTGCTGGACAAGCTGCGCAGCGATGAGCCGTTCGTGTATCTGGCCCGCGATGTCGACGCACGTATCGCCACCGATATCAGGTTGCAGTATCCGGAGGTGGGCGCGGACGCACAGCCGCTGCGCGAGCACCCCGGTGGGTCGTTGGCGGCCAACATCATCGGCGCCACCGGCTGGGACGGGCACGGTCTGATCGGCCTGGAATCGTCGCTGGACTCGGTGCTGGCCGGTACCAACGGTTCCCAGACCTATGATCGCGGTTCGGACGGCGCGGTGATCCCCGGAAGTTGGCGCGACAAGCAGCCCGCCATGAACGGCAATGGTGTCGAGCTGACCCTGGACTCGGATCTGCAGTTCTACGTGCAGCAGCAGGTCCAGCAGGCAAAGGAGATGTCCGGCGCGAATGCGTCTTCGGCGGTGGTGCTGGACGCCAAGACCGGTCAGGTGCTCGCGATGGCCAACGACAACACCTTCAATCCGGAGTTGGGGTCGGAGAATTGGGGTACGGCCAAGACCAAGAACCCATCGGTGGAGGATGTGTTCGAGCCGGGGTCGGTCAACAAGATCGTCACCGCGTCCGCTGCCATCGAGTACGGGCTGACGAATCCCGATGAGGTACTCCAGGTTCCGGGCAGGATCAGCATGGGTGGCGTCATAGTCTCAGATGCCTGGGTGCACGACGTTGTGCCGTACACGACCACTGGCATCTTCGGAAAGTCCTCCAATGTCGGCACGCTGATGCTGGCGCAGCGGGTCGGTGAAGAACGGTATGCCGATATGCTCCGGCGATTCGGACTCGGTGTGCGCACCGGGGTCGGGTTACCCGGTGAAAGCACCGGTGTCGTGCCTGCCCGCGATCAGTGGTCCGGTTCCACCTTCGCCAACCTGCCCATCGGGCAGGGGCTTTCGATGACAATCCTGCAGATGACCGGCATGTATCAAGCCATCGCCAATGACGGCGTGCGTATCCCGCCGCGAATCGTGAAGTCCGAGATCGCACCGGACGGCACCCGCACCGAGGAACCGCAGCCGGACGGCGTGCGGGTGGTGAGTCCGCAGACGGCTGCGACGCTGCGGACCATGTTCCAGGCCGTCACGCAGCGTGACCGGACCGACGCCAATCAGACCGGTACGGGTGCGCCCGCCGCCGTCGATGGTTACCAGGTCGCCGGTAAGACCGGTACCGCGCAGCAGATCGACCCGCGGTGCAAGTGCTACTCCAACTCCAGCTACTGGATCACCTTCGCGGGCATGGCTCCGGCCGACAATCCGCGCTACGTCATCGGCATCATGCTCGACGCTCCTATTCGCAGCTCCGACGGCTCCGGCGGCGGCTCCGCAGCGCCCCTGTTCCACAACATCGCCTCCTGGGCTCTGCAACGCGACCGTATTCCGCCGTCCACGGAACCGTCGCGGCACTTTGTGCTGCAGGCCGGGTGA
- a CDS encoding DUF3040 domain-containing protein has translation MPLSEHEQRMLEQIESALYAEDPKFASSVRGGRLRSTSSRRRLQAAALFVLGLFLLVAGIAAPVKLGDFPIISLIGFIVMFAAGVLLLLGSSKGIAKGDRSGNAPSGGASGGSSGRGRQRKSGGFSERMEDRFRRRFDQE, from the coding sequence GTGCCACTCTCCGAGCACGAGCAGCGCATGCTCGAACAGATCGAGAGCGCGCTCTATGCTGAGGATCCGAAGTTCGCCTCGTCCGTCCGCGGCGGACGACTTCGCTCGACCTCGAGTCGCCGCAGACTCCAGGCCGCGGCTTTGTTCGTCCTCGGTCTGTTTCTACTCGTCGCTGGTATCGCCGCTCCGGTGAAGCTCGGCGACTTTCCGATCATCAGCCTGATCGGATTCATCGTGATGTTCGCCGCGGGCGTGCTGTTGCTGCTCGGCAGTTCCAAGGGCATTGCCAAGGGCGACCGGTCGGGCAATGCCCCGTCCGGTGGCGCGAGCGGCGGATCGAGCGGACGTGGGCGACAGCGCAAGTCCGGTGGTTTCTCCGAACGCATGGAGGATCGGTTCCGGCGCCGCTTCGATCAGGAGTAG
- a CDS encoding SAV_6107 family HEPN domain-containing protein, which yields MSGRIEYPGQPGKAGKLLRRADGLLMQAAGEQDPRERFRTAYLAALRGAGAVLAFTGADAAPRARSRNAWVLLQRAAPEFVMWADYFSARSETRAALEAGLDRHIDDQEADEFYSRVGAFLHDVEDLVEPGSRLRPAPGLTGGLTA from the coding sequence ATGTCCGGTCGGATCGAATACCCGGGGCAACCCGGCAAGGCGGGCAAGCTGCTGCGGCGGGCGGACGGCTTGCTGATGCAGGCGGCGGGGGAGCAGGACCCGCGCGAGCGTTTCCGGACCGCCTATCTCGCCGCGCTGCGCGGTGCCGGTGCGGTGCTCGCGTTCACCGGGGCCGACGCCGCGCCGCGGGCGCGCTCGCGCAACGCGTGGGTGCTGTTGCAACGCGCCGCGCCCGAATTCGTGATGTGGGCCGATTATTTCAGCGCCCGATCCGAGACCAGGGCGGCGCTGGAGGCGGGGCTGGATCGGCATATCGATGATCAGGAGGCCGACGAGTTCTATTCGCGGGTGGGCGCATTCCTGCACGATGTGGAAGATCTGGTCGAACCGGGGAGTCGGCTACGCCCCGCGCCGGGCTTGACGGGCGGCCTTACGGCATAG
- the rsmH gene encoding 16S rRNA (cytosine(1402)-N(4))-methyltransferase RsmH gives MNREQDGPRHVPVLLQRADALLGPALSEPGAVYVDATLGLGGHAEHFLRSYPGIHLVGLDRDTHALALAGDRLAPYADRITLVHIRYDGIAAALKQAGLPTTGSVSAILMDLGVSSMQLDETERGFAYSVDAPLDMRMDPTTGITAADVLNTYSHGDLARVLKTYGEERFAGKIASAVLRRRQHKPFTTSAELVELLYATIPAATRRTGGHPAKRTFQALRVEVNGELDSLRAALPAALDSLRVGGRIVIMSYQSLEDRVVKQELAPRTTSRTPVDLPVELPGMGPEFKLLTRGAEKATEQEIEENPRAAPVRMRAAQRIQEGTP, from the coding sequence GTGAACCGTGAACAGGACGGCCCTCGCCATGTTCCGGTTCTGCTCCAGCGAGCCGACGCGCTGCTCGGCCCGGCCCTATCCGAACCCGGGGCGGTATATGTCGACGCGACATTGGGTTTGGGAGGACACGCCGAACACTTTCTGCGGAGCTACCCCGGCATTCATCTCGTCGGACTCGACCGCGACACCCACGCGTTGGCACTCGCCGGTGACCGACTAGCGCCGTATGCCGATCGAATCACGTTGGTGCACATCCGATATGACGGAATCGCCGCCGCGCTGAAACAGGCGGGGCTGCCGACAACGGGTTCGGTGAGCGCCATCCTGATGGATCTCGGCGTCTCCTCGATGCAGCTCGACGAGACCGAGCGCGGCTTCGCCTACTCGGTCGACGCGCCGCTGGATATGCGGATGGATCCGACCACCGGCATCACCGCCGCCGACGTGCTCAACACCTATAGCCACGGCGACCTGGCACGGGTGCTGAAAACCTATGGCGAGGAACGCTTCGCGGGCAAGATCGCCTCCGCGGTGTTGCGCCGTCGTCAGCACAAGCCGTTCACCACCAGTGCCGAACTCGTCGAATTGCTCTACGCGACAATCCCGGCCGCGACCAGGCGGACCGGCGGTCACCCGGCCAAGCGCACTTTCCAGGCGCTGCGGGTGGAGGTGAACGGTGAGCTGGATTCGTTGCGCGCCGCCCTGCCCGCGGCATTGGACTCGCTGCGGGTCGGCGGCCGGATCGTGATCATGTCCTATCAGTCGCTCGAGGATCGGGTGGTCAAACAGGAATTGGCGCCGCGTACGACATCCAGGACGCCGGTCGACCTGCCGGTCGAATTGCCCGGTATGGGACCGGAATTCAAGTTGCTGACCCGCGGCGCCGAGAAGGCGACGGAACAAGAGATCGAAGAGAACCCGAGGGCGGCTCCCGTGCGGATGCGCGCGGCGCAGAGAATCCAGGAGGGGACACCATGA
- a CDS encoding GNAT family N-acetyltransferase — protein MTAVKPKHTPANAPVVIDLSITALRSRLHDVLGVYVAAMEYPHGTEHHRAPMWTEHTTRAGWQAVAAVIPDDSGQIDLRTAPIVAIAYGYRGAAHQWWHQQVHSGMRRSGWPEHSARELLSDYFELTELHVHPAAQGRGIGGALLTRLLEHRTEGAVLLSTPEVEREANRAWKLYRRLGFTDVIRSFVFAGDTRPFAVLGRRLPL, from the coding sequence ATGACCGCCGTCAAGCCCAAACACACCCCCGCCAACGCACCTGTCGTCATCGATCTCTCGATCACGGCCCTACGCTCCCGGCTGCACGACGTGCTGGGGGTGTACGTGGCGGCGATGGAATATCCACACGGCACCGAGCACCATCGCGCGCCGATGTGGACCGAGCACACCACCCGCGCCGGCTGGCAGGCCGTCGCCGCCGTCATCCCGGACGATTCCGGGCAGATCGACCTGCGGACCGCGCCGATCGTGGCGATCGCCTACGGCTATCGCGGCGCCGCGCACCAGTGGTGGCATCAGCAGGTGCACAGCGGGATGCGGCGCTCGGGTTGGCCGGAACACTCTGCGCGCGAACTGCTTTCGGACTATTTCGAACTGACCGAGCTGCACGTGCATCCCGCCGCGCAGGGCCGAGGCATCGGCGGTGCACTGCTGACGCGACTGCTCGAGCACCGCACCGAGGGCGCGGTACTGCTGTCCACGCCGGAGGTCGAGCGCGAGGCCAACCGCGCCTGGAAGCTGTATCGGCGACTCGGATTCACCGATGTGATCCGCAGTTTCGTCTTCGCCGGGGATACCAGGCCGTTCGCCGTGCTCGGACGCCGGCTGCCCCTGTGA
- a CDS encoding LppM family (lipo)protein, with product MVRRVAAAVLLAALLVPALAGCLRVQVSMGVSSNDRVSGRIVAAVVPADANDKGPQLKAPDSLAAKVRVEPYSQDGYVGSKVFFEDLSFGEVGQLGGLSDQTQGMFNLSFQRTGDLVSLNGRVDLKSVPPHGSDVQFTVAFPARVAKTNGNREDDSTVSWKLPPGDVSTLRAEVSYADPNTRSFAGWAGIVGGITLAVAAIICAVAYMDRNPAPPGAPQGGISLSNLWRSTLRR from the coding sequence ATGGTGCGGCGGGTGGCGGCGGCAGTATTACTGGCCGCATTGCTGGTGCCCGCGCTCGCGGGCTGCCTACGGGTGCAGGTATCGATGGGTGTGTCGTCCAACGACCGGGTCTCCGGCCGGATCGTGGCCGCGGTCGTGCCCGCGGACGCCAATGACAAGGGCCCGCAGCTGAAGGCGCCCGATTCGCTGGCCGCGAAGGTGCGGGTCGAACCGTACAGCCAGGACGGCTATGTCGGCAGCAAGGTGTTCTTCGAAGATCTGTCATTCGGCGAGGTCGGCCAGCTCGGCGGGCTGTCCGACCAGACCCAGGGCATGTTCAACCTGTCGTTCCAGCGCACCGGCGACCTGGTCAGCCTCAACGGCCGGGTCGATCTGAAATCCGTACCGCCGCACGGTTCGGACGTGCAGTTCACGGTGGCCTTCCCGGCCCGGGTCGCCAAGACCAACGGCAACCGCGAGGACGACTCCACCGTCTCCTGGAAGCTGCCACCCGGCGACGTCTCCACGCTGCGCGCCGAGGTCAGCTACGCCGACCCGAACACCCGCTCGTTCGCGGGCTGGGCCGGAATCGTCGGCGGCATCACCCTGGCCGTCGCCGCGATCATCTGCGCCGTCGCCTACATGGACCGCAACCCAGCACCTCCCGGCGCACCGCAGGGCGGTATCTCGCTGAGCAATCTGTGGCGTTCGACGCTGCGACGCTGA
- a CDS encoding carotenoid biosynthesis protein produces MSEPLSFLRTPRWVVPAAFAVLLVLAQIGYPLTSGVARDRVTVVVVLLSAGTALAHAGATCGVRYAVGFLVIVSGLGLIAEIVGTATGFPFGCYDYADGRLGPAVAGVPLVVALAWTGGLYPVWVVAGMLTRRIAVRIVLTAVGAVGWDLFLDPQMVADGQWSWCAAGWGLPGLGDIPYTNYLGWFAVALVMAVLLAGSDRAVGTRTGFPIPSAVIVPVAVFLWTWLGSTLAHAVFLDLPYSAWYGCVGLGVLGVPLLVRSVLARRS; encoded by the coding sequence ATGAGCGAGCCGCTCTCGTTCCTGAGGACGCCGCGATGGGTGGTGCCTGCCGCATTCGCGGTGCTGCTGGTGCTCGCGCAGATCGGTTATCCGCTGACCTCGGGGGTCGCCCGCGACCGGGTGACCGTCGTTGTCGTGCTGCTCTCGGCGGGGACGGCGTTGGCGCATGCGGGAGCGACGTGCGGGGTTCGGTATGCCGTCGGGTTTCTGGTCATCGTCTCCGGACTCGGACTGATCGCCGAGATCGTCGGCACCGCAACGGGATTCCCATTCGGTTGTTATGACTACGCCGACGGCCGGTTGGGGCCCGCGGTGGCCGGGGTGCCGTTGGTGGTCGCATTGGCCTGGACCGGCGGGCTGTATCCGGTGTGGGTGGTGGCCGGGATGCTGACTCGGCGGATCGCGGTTCGGATCGTGTTGACGGCGGTCGGGGCGGTTGGCTGGGATCTGTTTCTGGATCCGCAGATGGTCGCGGATGGGCAGTGGAGTTGGTGCGCGGCCGGTTGGGGGCTGCCCGGTCTCGGGGACATTCCGTATACCAACTATCTGGGCTGGTTCGCGGTGGCGTTGGTGATGGCGGTATTGCTGGCTGGTTCGGATCGCGCGGTGGGGACACGTACTGGGTTCCCGATTCCATCGGCGGTGATCGTGCCGGTGGCGGTGTTTCTGTGGACCTGGCTGGGATCGACACTCGCGCACGCGGTCTTCCTGGATCTGCCGTATTCGGCCTGGTACGGGTGTGTCGGGCTGGGTGTGCTCGGCGTGCCGCTGCTGGTGCGGTCGGTCCTGGCGCGACGGAGCTGA